A single window of Colletotrichum higginsianum IMI 349063 chromosome 8, whole genome shotgun sequence DNA harbors:
- a CDS encoding Methyltransferase domain-containing protein, producing the protein MAAKTFHNFPLLPDELRDEIWDKAVRRQGYRGVHYFSVFDATSYCTRPVPEEFTNEYLLARVSEKQLHVFGAPTSSGNPSSPSWTIGNQSTYAIDAGLWTACRESRAAMYRRYTPEKWANWYTEPFTSFLEHMALRPGNRELPAAFKIVEGDNSQYFTVLPFYNLFLVQFSSFGPYFKSLGKEMPFSSRKFGLEGIPHIAVEFDPSWTLEELDQHEKDSGWEWKYAHVYHPRGAKEEGEPMQPLSHERYAEYDSLILASRSVGLPQGVDLWLIDRRLRRKPSPVDNEKEKPSFGRYGIYGTEQLVFESQNCKYYAVPEEFIQEFCFYEEPETISTTIWDFLSELSRLAGKHDAEYHGIDEEDANPHTLGVLVCEME; encoded by the coding sequence ATGGCTGCGAAAACCTTTCACAACTTCCCACTACTCCCTGACGAGCTTCGAGATGAAATCTGGGACAAGGCCGTTCGCCGTCAGGGCTATCGAGGCGTTCACTATTTCTCCGTCTTTGATGCAACTTCGTACTGCACCCGTCCGGTTCCCGAGGAATTCACCAACGAGTACCTCCTCGCAAGAGTCAGCGAAAAACAACTTCATGTGTTTGGCGCCCCTACGTCTTCCGGCAACCCATCATCCCCTTCCTGGACCATCGGAAACCAGTCAACATATGCTATTGACGCAGGTCTCTGGACTGCCTGCAGGGAATCCCGAGCTGCCATGTACCGCCGGTATACCCCCGAGAAATGGGCCAACTGGTACACTGAACCATTTACTTCGTTTCTTGAACACATGGCACTCCGTCCAGGGAACCGAGAATTACCTGCGGCCTTCAAGATCGTGGAAGGCGACAACAGTCAATATTTCACCGTTCTTCCCTTCTACAACCTTTTTCTTGTCCAATTTTCTTCATTCGGCCCATACTTTAAATCATTGGGCAAGGAGATGCCTTTTTCGTCGCGCAAGTTCGGCCTCGAGGGTATCCCTCACATAGCCGTTGAATTTGATCCGTCGTGGACACTGGAAGAGCTCGACCAGCACGAAAAAGACAGTGGCTGGGAATGGAAGTATGCGCACGTTTATCACCCAAGGGGTGCCAAAGAGGAAGGAGAGCCAATGCAGCCTCTGTCCCACGAACGCTATGCAGAATACGACTCATTGATCCTTGCCTCGCGAAGTGTGGGGTTACCCCAAGGGGTGGACCTGTGGCTAATAGATCGGCGCTTGCGAAGAAAGCCATCACCCGTGGACAATGAGAAGGAGAAGCCTTCATTTGGCAGGTACGGAATTTATGGCACCGAGCAACTTGTTTTTGAGTCGCAAAACTGCAAATACTACGCCGTGCCGGAGGAGTTTATCCAGGAATTCTGCTTCTATGAGGAACCAGAGACAATATCGACAACGATCTGGGATTTCCTCTCGGAGCTATCACGACTTGCGGGGAAACACGATGCAGAATATCATGGAATAGATGAGGAAGATGCCAACCCACATACACTGGGAGTTTTGGTGTGTGAGATGGAATAG
- a CDS encoding Vacuolar h+-atpase assembly protein: protein MVRLTITPCITEGLQKLAEVRSNRDKSDGLETKTNIAAQTTTSDAPLPSAATPETEEPSLESPIVGNPITHRQILDLFKELRSEGVDGFSLEGLLRGATVYIAPPPPKPEPSAEYKALMARLRREEEERTYQRMMKQPSRVENFSQQFPSATTRAHAFAEVNRPMRESDNGDDEATLGDVQKQVMVILNFLISIIGVAATIWIAARWWNITARIFLTLAGSILVLVAEVAVYSGYVWRLTEAKANRKEPEEIKEVMQTWVLGKDEDGGGKPGEEPTMLLDTNTQDTDEGIRRRLKGLS from the exons ATGGTACGCCTTACGATAACTCCTTGCATCACAGAGGGCCTGCAGAAGTTGGCTGAGGTCAGATCGAACCGGGACAAGTCGGACGGCTTGGAAACGAAGACGAACATAGCAGCccagacgacgacgtcaGATGCACCTTTGCCCTCTGCAGCGACGCCCGAAACCGAGGAGCCCAGTCTCGAGAGCCCGATTGTCGGTAACCCAATCACGCACCGCCAGATACTCGATCTATTCAAGGAGTTGAGGAGTGAGGGTGTCGATGGCTTCAGCCTGGAAGGACTGCTCCGAGGGGCCACGGTGTACATcgctccgccgcccccaaAGCCAGAGCCT TCCGCCGAGTATAAGGCCCTTATGGCTCGCCTGCGacgcgaagaagaggaacgAACATACCAACGCATGATGAAGCAGCCATCTCGGGTGGAAAATTTCTCCCAGCAATTCCCCAGCGCCACCACGAGAGCCCATGCGTTTGCTGAAGTAAATCGCCCCATGCGCGAGTCGGACaatggcgatgacgaggccaCGCTCGGCGACGTGCAGAAGCAGGTGATGGTCATTCTCAACTTTCTCATCAGCATTATCGGCGTTGCCGCGACGATATGGATCGCAGCCCGCTGGTGGAACATCACCGCGCGCATATTCCTGACACTTGCCGGGtccatcctcgtcctcgtcgcagAGGTCGCCGTCTACTCGGGCTACGTGTGGAGGCTGACGGAGGCCAAAGCAAATCGAAAGGAACCAGAAGAGATCAAAGAGGTGATGCAGACATGGGTGTTGGGCaaagacgaggacggcggcggcaagccGGGAGAAGAGCCGACAATGCTCCTCGATACCAACACGCAGGACACAGACGAGGGAATACGGCGGCGATTGAAGGGACTATCATAG
- a CDS encoding Hexaprenyl pyrophosphate synthase yields the protein MQLRSGAAAVLRSTSSITSRSLLSSTASRCAQCRRIAPLEVRLPLTSALYHSSSRRSSAWGAAVSVASNMAANAVNRVIPKGDMHIDPLRTVAKEMKFLTGNIRKLLGSGHPSLDRVAKYYTQAEGKHMRPLIVLLMSRATALCPKGPRLHSGQAIGGVDTAISPPNILVDVNPSSPLTSAAPEPAEVDSDILPSQRRLAEITELIHTASLLHDDVIDHSVSRRGSPSANLEFGNKMAVLAGDFLLGRASVALARLRNSEVIELLATVIANLVEGEFMQLKNTEQDERRPVWSEETLTYYLQKTYLKTASLISKSCRASAILGGSDAASVEAAYAYGKNLGLAFQLVDDMLDYTRSEKELGKPAGADLELGLATAPLLFAWKTMPELGALVGRKFEQEGDVARARELVLQSDGIEQTRALAQDYSERAIAAISEFPDSEAKDGLVEMAVKALKRTK from the exons ATGCAGCTCCGTTCGGGAGCAGCGGCAGTGCTGCGCAGCACCTCGTCGATAACGTCACGATCCCTCCTCTCTTCGACTGCCTCACGATGCGCGCAATGTCGGCGAATCGCCCCCCTCGAAGTCCGGTTACCTCTGACCAGCGCGCTGTATCATTCCTCATCAAGGCGATCCTCTGCTTGGGGTGCTGCCGTGTCCGTCGCATCCAACATGGCCGCTAACGCAGTCAACCGCGTTATCCCCAAGGGTGACATGCACATCGATCCGCTGCGGACGGTGGCTAAGGAGATGAAGTTTTTGACGGGCAACATTCGGAAGCTTCTGGGTTCCGGCCATCCTTCGCTGGACCGGGTTGCCAAGTACTACACACAGGCCGAGGGCAAGCACATGCGGCCCCTTATCGTCCTGCTCATGTCGAGAGCcaccgcgctgtgccccAAGGGTCCTCGACTGCACTCGGGCCAGGCCATTGGCGGCGTTGACACGGCGATATCCCCTCCcaacatcctcgtcgacgtcaaccCGAGCTCGCCCCTCACGAGTGCTGCGCCCGAGCCAGCCGAGGTCGACTCTGACATCCTCCCTTCCCAACGACGCCTCGCCGAGATCACCGAGCTGATCCACACGGCATCGCTTCTTCACGACGATGTCATTGACCACTCCGTATCGCGCCGCGGATCTCCATCGGCGAACCTCGAGTTCGGCAACAAGATGGCCGTCCTGGCCGGCGACTTTCTCTTGGGCCGCGCATCCGTTGCCCTGGCTCGTTTGCGCAACTCCGAGGTCATTGAGCTTCTCGCCACGGTCATCGCCAAccttgtcgagggcgagttCATGCAGCTCAAGAACACCGAGCAGGATGAGCGAAGGCCTGTGTGGTCGGAGGAGACGCTGACCTACTATCTCCAAAAGACGTACCTGAAGACGGCCAGCTTGATCTCCAAGTCGTGCCGGGCCTCGGCAATCCTCGGTGGGTCCGATGCCGCTTCGGTCGAGGCGGCTTACGCCTACGGTAAGAACCTGGGTCTCGCATTCCAGCTTGTCGACGACATGCTCGACTACACAAGGAGCGAGAAGGAGCTGGGCAAGCCAGCCGGAGCCGACCTGGAGCTGGGTCTCGCAACGGCCCCGCTACTGTTTGCGTGGAAGACAATGCCGGAGTTGGGTGCGCTCGTTGGCCGGAAGTTTGAGCAGGAGGGCGACGTGGCAAGG GCACGCGAGCTGGTCCTCCAGAGCGACGGCATCGAGCAGACAAGGGCACTGGCCCAGGATTACTCGGAGCGGGCCATCGCAGCCATCAGCGAGTTCCCCGACagcgaggccaaggacggGCTTGTTGAAATGGCCGTCAAGGCGTTGAAGAGGACGAAGTAA
- a CDS encoding Allantoinase yields the protein MTVPQDTAPAPLVVLVSTRAVLTFAEDNLVLTPATITVSPTTGKIVNIVPAVLPKTSFPASALYVNYGSKLLLPGLVDAHVHLNEPGRTEWEGFWTGTRAAASGGVTTVVDMPLNAIPPTTTVAGFKEKLAASRGQCWVDVGFYGGVIPGNTDDLLPLVEAGVRGFKGFLIESGVDEFPAVSANDVALAMEKLNGTPTTLMFHAEMIPPIADSVGDAVQQSEPPLAPTGELHSYQTFLESRPPSFETYAVEEILSLAHLAPDLHLHIVHLSATQAIPLLKEARQRGINITAETCFHYLGFASEDIADGDTRHKCCPPIRERSNRDGLWEELVAEDSCIKTIVSDHSPCTPQLKLLPSHLEAAPLPPSLPPSPPADDAHAPNMHHSDSGVDMTIPGETVGKILAEKTLEDAALAVAEASSRGDFFAAWGGISSVGLGLPIVYTAAKARAAEHQHAAAPSIVDIVRLCSQATAKQVGLAHRKGALRVGMDADICVFDDLDAWTLRSGDMRWKNRCSPWEGHEFAGRVRETWVRGRKVFEYGGANGGFVCEGPLGEAITEKRVA from the exons ATGACCGTCCCCCAAGACACTGCGCCGGCGCCCCTCGTGGTTCTCGTCTCAACACGCGCCGTCCTTACCTTTGCCGAAGATAACCTCGTCCTCACTCCCGCAACGATAACGGTCTCCCCAACCACCGGTAAGATCGTCAACATCGTCCCCGCCGTCCTCCCCAAGACCTCCTtcccggcctcggcgctcTACGTCAACTACGGCTCCAAGCTCTTGCTgcccggcctcgtcgacgcccacgtCCACCTCAACGAGCCCGGCCGCACCGAATGGGAGGGCTTCTGGACCGGCACGCGCGCCGCTGCATCTGGCGGCGTgaccaccgtcgtcgacatgCCCCTCAACGCCATCCCGCCCACTACGACGGTGGCCGGCttcaaggagaagctcgcCGCGAGCCGAGGCCAGTGCTGGGTAGATGTCGGCTTCTacggcggcgtcatccccGGGAACACAGATGACCTGTTGCCTCTagtcgaggccggcgttAGAGGCTTCAAGGGCTTCCTCATCGAGTCGGGT gTTGACGAGTTCCCCGCCGTCTCAGCGAATGACGTAGCACTCGCCATGGAGAAGCTCAACGGCACGCCCACCACGCTCATGTTCCACGCCGAGATGATCCCCCCCATCGCCGACTCGGtgggcgacgccgtccagCAGTCCGAGCCGCCCCTGGCTCCCACCGGCGAGCTGCACTCTTACCAGACCTTCCTCGAGTCCCGCCCGCCCTCCTTCGAGACATatgccgtcgaggagatccTGTCGCTCGCCCACCTCGCGCCAGACCTTCACTTGCATATCGTCCACCTCTCCGCTACCCAGGCCATCCCCCTTCTCAAGGAGGCCCGCCAGAGGggcatcaacatcaccgCCGAGACGTGCTTCCACTACCTTGGCTTCGCGTCCGAGgacatcgccgacggcgacaccCGCCACAAGTGCTGCCCGCCAATCCGCGAGCGCTCCAACCGCGACGGCCTGTGGGAAGAgcttgtcgccgaggacTCGTGCATCAAGACCATCGTCTCGGATCATTCCCCTTGCACGCCCCAGCTGAAGCTCCTCCCTAGCcacctcgaggccgcgccgttgccgccttCTTTGCCGCCATCCCCCccagccgacgacgcccacgccccCAACATGCACCACTCGGACTCGGGCGTCGACATGACGATCCCTGGCGAGACCGTCGGCAAGATCCTCGCGGAAAAGACGCTAGAGgacgccgccctggccgtcgccgaagccAGCTCGCGGGGCGACTTCTTTGCCGCCTGGGGCGGCATCTCctccgtcggcctcggcctgccgATCGTCTACACTGCCGCGAAggcgcgcgccgccgagcaccaacacgccgcggcgccgtccaTCGTTGACATCGTGCGCCTGTGCAGTCAGGCGACGGCGAAACAGGTCGGCCTGGCGCACCGCAAGGGCGCGTTGCGGGTGGGCATGGACGCCGACATCTGCGTAtttgacgacctcgacgcaTGGACGCTGCGGTCCGGCGACATGCGGTGGAAGAACCGCTGCTCGCCGTGGGAGGGCCACGAGTTCGCCGGCCGTGTGCGGGAGACGTGGGTCCGCGGCCGGAAGGTCTTCGAGTACGGCGGAGCGAACGGGGGTTTTGTCTGCGAGGGTCCTCTTGGCGAGGCTATTACCGAGAAGCGCGTGGCTTGA
- a CDS encoding Aldo/keto reductase, translating into MTYSAVPIAPSLAESLRSTKCEYRQVGNSGLRISVPIFGCAGFGDPSGIRPWVLGEEDAVCLLKAAYDRGINTWDTANVYSNGVSEAIVGKTLKKYGIPREKVILMTKCFYAVGEDQDVQHALMPVESSKDYQNMFGLSRAAIFNAVEASLRRLDTPYVDVLQIHRFDPLVPVEETLKALDDLVRSGKVRYIGASSMWACQFARMQHTAESRGWTKFISMQNCYNLLYREEEREMIRYCNDTGVGLIPWSPLCNGCLTRLPSSTGRALSKREEFETKFGGSLGNVEPDLAIRARVAEVAKKRGWPMSHVALAWISKRVTSPIVGFTKIGQVDDTLEAKGKTLTKEEEDYLEELYRPKAVYGHQ; encoded by the exons ATGACCTACTCCGCTGTGCCTATTGCCCCAAGCTTGGCAGAGTCGTTGAGATCCACGAAATGCGAATATCGCCAAGTAGGCAACTCAGGTCTCCGCATTTCAGTCCCCATCTTCGGGTGCGCGGGCTTCGGAGACCCTTCCGGCATCCGGCCTTGGGTCCTCGGCGAAGAGGATGCTGTCTGCCTCCTCAAAGCCGCGTACGACAGGGGCATCAACACATGGGACACGGCCAATGTTTACTCCAACGGCGTGTCGGAAGCAATCGTTGGCAAGACGCTGAAGAAGTATGGCATACCTCGAGAAAAAGTCATCCTGATGACCAAGTGTTTCTACGCCGTGGGCGAGGACCAGGACGTCCAGCATGCTTTGATGCCCGTAGAAAGCTCCAAGGACTATCAGAACATGTTTGGACTCTCGAGGGCGGCAATATTCAACGCCGTTGAAGCATCGCTTCGTAGGCTCGACACGCCTTATGTCGACGTCTTGCAAATCCATCGTTTTGACCCTCTTGTGCCTGTTGAAGAGACCTTGAAAGCGCTGGATGACCTCGTCCGGTCAGGTAAAGTGCGATATATTGGAGCAAGCAGTATGTGGGCATGCCAGTTTGCCCGCATGCAA CACACGGCTGAGTCACGTGGATGGACCAAATTTATCAGTATGCAGAACTGCTATAATCTTCTCTACAGGGAAGAGGAAAGGGAGATGATCCGTTACTGCAACGATACGGGAGTTGGCCTGATCCCTTGGTCTCCTCTTTGCAACGGCTGCCTTACGCGTCTGCCCTCTTCAACAGGGCGTGCTTTGAGTAAGAGAGAGGAGTTTGAAACCAAATTTGGCGGTTCGCTTGGGAATGTAGAGCCCGACTTAGCCATCAGAGCCAGGGTCGCTGAGGTCGCCAAAAAGAGAGGCTGGCCCATGAGTCATGTTGCGCTGGCTTGGATCAGTAAGAGAGTCACCAGCCCCATCGTGGGATTTACAAAGATAGGACAAGTTGACGATACTCTCGAGGCAAAGGGGAAGACTCTcacaaaagaagaagaagactaCTTGGAGGAGCTATATAGGCCAAAAGCAGTATACGGTCACCAATAA
- a CDS encoding Geranylgeranyl pyrophosphate synthase: MITRHLEFFLSNCTISQITMDDIWKYSVDIDREVALSTGCFTSLAIRIHQRNDLADEATKLSIQDWGSHVGDGWERKSGSSWSPVGNWGAFIFPESLPERLGVITYLANMGNIHDDLCDDLTYEEALKEHNNLSQAMEISAIAPHQGPKALDRSMKMKKYISKCLLEAMNIDRPRALRMINTYRSKWLDVMERRDVNEIETLDEYLVFRNLNGGMEAFWSMVEFGMAMDVSDSDKTRIRPLFAAAESALVLTNDYWSWDREWRQAQQAEESRIVNAVHLFMRTHGLAMHEAREAVRDRILAYEAEYLRLKTEFYSQNPNVGADLKKYIEVCGVITAGNHYWCANCPRHHSWRDQDAPLDPIGRRLSVSSEDTVEDDCATSPGATTSSSMSQKSSPTTEMTLSEVLSFTTISGCDEQPQRLSDSPLRAPCQYIRSMPSKGLRHLMAEALDQWLLVDNASLDRIKNIIDLLHNSSLILDDIEDDSPLRRGLPATHMVFGRAQSINTANYMFVQAVQQAQTLSNPACLGTLLGELECLFIGQSWDLYWKFHLQIPTEKEYFAMVDSKTGAMFRLLTRLMFHARSVVANDKVAQLLDEMCRLLGRFFQIRDDFMNLNSSEYSDLKGFCEDLDEGKMSYPMILVLRQNPEYQDLIMGIFRQQTANAAKGGSAESARLPHETKRYMLGLLKSSDAMALTLKKLQELEAAMEEKISDLEERFGETNPVMRILLSRLSVRDVTL; the protein is encoded by the exons ATGATTACTAGGCATTTAGAATTCTTCCTATCCAATTGCACAATATCTCAAATTACCATGGATGACATCTGGAAATATTCGGTTGATATTGACCGTGAAGTGGCTTTGTCTACAGGCTGCTTTACTAGTCTTGCCATTCGCATTCACCAGCGGAACGACCTGGCTGATGAAGCAACAAAGCTTTCGATTCAGGATTGGGGCTCACATGTCGGTGATGGATGGGAGCGGAAGTCGGGCTCTTCGTGGAGTCCGGTTGGCAATTGGGGTGCCTTCATTTTCCCTGAATCGCTCCCTGAGCGCTTGGGTGTCATCACCTATCTCGCCAATATGGGAAACATCCATGATG ACCTTTGTGATGATCTCACGTATGAGGAGGCTCTCAAGGAGCACAACAACCTCAGCCAAGCTATGGAGATCAGTGCCATAGCTCCCCACCAGGGACCTAAGGCACTTGATCGATccatgaagatgaagaagtaCATTTCCAAATGTCTTCTTGAAGCAATGAATATTGATCGTCCACGCGCTTTGCGTATGATCAACACCTATCGGTCCAAGTGGCTTGATGTCATGGAACGCCGTGACGTCAACGAGATTGAAACTCTTGATGAATACCTCGTTTTCAGAAATCTAAACGGCGGGATGGA GGCTTTCTGGAGCATGGTGGAGTTTGGCATGGCGATGGACGTGTCTGACTCTGACAAGACAAGGATCCGGCCCCTTTTTGCAGCTGCAGAGTCCGCTCTCGTCCTAACAAACGACTACTGGAGTTGGGACAGAGAGTGGCGGCAGGCTCAACAGGCTGAAGAATCTAGAATTGTAAATGCCGTGCATCTCTTTATGAGAACACACGGGCTAGCAATGCATGAAGCCAGAGAAGCGGTACGCGACCGGATACTGGCTTACGAAGCCGAATACCTACGGCTCAAGACCGAGTTCTACAGCCAGAACCCCAACGTTGGCGCGGATCTCAAGAAATACATTGAAGTATGCGGCGTCATCACTGCTGGGAATCACTACTGGTGTGCGAATTGCCCTCGACACCATTCTTGGCGCGATCAAGATGCTCCCCTTGATCCTATCGGGCGGAGGCTTTCCGTTTCATCTGAGGACACCGTTGAAGACGATTGCGCCACGTCGCCAGGGGCAACTACTTCAAGCTCCATGTCACAGAAATCATCTCCTACAACGGAAATGACACTCTCCGAAGTTCTCAGCTTCACCACCATCAGTGGCTGTGATGAACAGCCACAAAGGCTTAGCGACAGTCCTCTGCGGGCGCCCTGCCAGTATATACGCTCAATGCCATCTAAAGGACTGAGGCATTTAATGGCTGAAGCACTTGACCAATGGCTTCTCGTCGACAACGCTTCACTCGATCGAATCAAGAACATCATCGACCTGCTCCACAACTCATCGCTTATTCTGGACGATATTGAAGACGATTCGCCACTTCGGAGAGGCTTGCCAGCAACTCACATGGTCTTCGGAAGGGCTCAGTCTATCAATACCGCAAACTACATGTTTGTACAAGCTGTTCAGCAGGCCCAAACACTATCAAACCCCGCTTGTCTTGGAActcttctcggcgagctcgaaTGCTTGTTCATCGGACAAAGCTGGGACCTCTATTGGAAATTCCACCTGCAAATTCCTACGGAAAAAGAGTACTTCGCGATGGTGGACAGCAAGACCGGCGCCATGTTCCGACTGCTTACCAGATTAATGTTCCACGCGAGATCCGTTGTTGCCAATGACAAAGTTGCGCAGCTCTTGGATGAAATGTGCCGCCTGCTCGGTAGGTTCTTCCAGATCAGGGATGACTTCATGAATCTCAACTCAAGCGAGTACTCCGACCTGAAGGGGTTTTGTGAGGACCTGGATGAGGGGAAGATGTCTTACCCCATGATTCTAGTTCTGCGGCAGAACCCGGAGTATCAGGACCTGATCATGGGTATCTTCAGGCAACAGACCGCGAATGCTGCTAAAGGCGGCTCGGCCGAGTCTGCACGTCTCCCACACGAGACGAAGCGCTACATGTTGGGACTCCTTAAGAGTTCGGACGCCATGGCCTTGACGTTGAAGAAATTGCAAGAGCTCGAGGCTGCGATGGAGGAGAAGATCAGTGATCTGGAGGAACGGTTCGGAGAGACGAATCCGGTCATGCGAATTCTCCTCAGTAGACTTAGTGTTAGGGATGTAACTTTGTAG